A genomic window from Abyssisolibacter fermentans includes:
- the rsmA gene encoding 16S rRNA (adenine(1518)-N(6)/adenine(1519)-N(6))-dimethyltransferase RsmA gives MEENKLYSPKVLKGVIEKHGFRFSKGLGQNFLIDGNVVRNICNAADINENDEVIEIGPGVGTLSQELCQRAKKVLAIELDDRLIPILKDTLSEHDNFSIINSDVLKLDLHKVIKENFEGDSVKLAANLPYYITTPIIMKILESHLKIKKIAVMVQKEVAMRIQAKPGTKDYGALSIAVGYYSKAEIALNVPRNVFMPKPNVDSAVVVLDIYGKPRVDVEDEVLFFKVVKSAFAKRRKTLLNALSSGFISLNKEQVKNVLERCNIDPKLRGEVLSIEDYAKITNTIVKNRL, from the coding sequence ATGGAAGAAAACAAATTGTATTCTCCTAAGGTACTAAAGGGTGTAATTGAAAAGCATGGGTTTAGATTTTCAAAGGGATTGGGACAAAATTTTTTAATAGATGGGAATGTTGTTAGAAACATATGCAATGCAGCAGACATAAATGAAAATGATGAAGTTATAGAAATTGGTCCTGGTGTAGGAACATTATCTCAAGAATTATGCCAAAGAGCAAAAAAAGTATTAGCAATAGAACTTGACGATAGACTTATTCCGATATTAAAGGATACCCTTTCAGAGCATGATAATTTTAGCATTATTAATAGCGATGTATTAAAACTTGATTTACATAAAGTAATAAAAGAAAATTTTGAAGGAGACAGTGTAAAACTAGCGGCTAATTTACCGTACTATATCACAACTCCGATAATCATGAAGATTCTAGAAAGTCATCTTAAAATAAAAAAGATAGCAGTTATGGTTCAAAAAGAAGTTGCCATGCGTATTCAGGCTAAACCTGGGACAAAGGATTATGGAGCATTATCTATAGCAGTTGGTTATTACTCAAAGGCAGAAATAGCATTAAATGTTCCTAGAAATGTATTTATGCCTAAACCGAATGTAGACTCAGCAGTAGTTGTACTTGATATATATGGTAAACCAAGAGTAGATGTAGAAGATGAAGTTCTATTTTTTAAAGTAGTCAAATCTGCATTTGCTAAACGAAGAAAAACTTTACTAAATGCACTTAGTTCTGGCTTTATTTCCTTAAATAAAGAACAAGTAAAAAATGTATTAGAAAGGTGTAATATAGATCCTAAACTAAGAGGTGAAGTCTTATCAATAGAAGACTATGCAAAGATAACTAATACAATAGTAAAAAATAGATTATAA